Proteins from a single region of Abyssalbus ytuae:
- a CDS encoding ExbD/TolR family protein: protein MSKFKKKKGSELPAISTASLPDIVFMLLFFFMTVTVMRENTLLVKNALPIANQVQKLDKKDRVIYIYAGKPMQQYVKAYGGEAKIQLNDKFANISDVAPYVLAEIQSKREELRDLVTTALKVDGETNMGLVSDIKQELRKVNALKINYTTRTGDAFNNLD, encoded by the coding sequence ATGTCAAAATTTAAAAAGAAAAAAGGTAGTGAGTTGCCTGCTATTTCAACAGCATCTCTTCCTGATATTGTGTTTATGCTTTTATTCTTTTTCATGACTGTAACAGTGATGAGAGAAAACACTTTATTGGTTAAAAATGCATTGCCTATTGCCAATCAGGTTCAGAAACTTGATAAAAAAGACAGGGTAATATACATATATGCAGGAAAACCAATGCAACAATATGTTAAGGCATATGGTGGTGAGGCTAAAATTCAGTTAAATGATAAGTTCGCTAACATTTCGGATGTGGCTCCTTATGTTTTAGCTGAAATTCAATCTAAAAGAGAAGAGCTCAGAGATTTGGTTACCACCGCTCTTAAAGTTGATGGAGAAACTAATATGGGATTGGTATCTGATATAAAACAAGAGTTAAGAAAAGTAAATGCTCTTAAAATCAATTACACAACCCGTACAGGTGATGCTTTCAACAATTTAGACTAA
- a CDS encoding ExbD/TolR family protein, with product MARRSAPEVNAGSMADIAFLLLIFFLVTTTIETDAGLNRKLPPLEPPTENPPVLREKNIFEVVVNKNDQLLVEGQLAQLKDLRQLAVDFLDNGGGVGKEACNYCKGRRDATSSDNPEKAVISLQNDRETSYKTYIAVQNELVAAYNVLRNRESQRLYGQDFTEMYAAYNDPKTPSSLKDELKPKVEAIQALYPQKLSEAEPKSN from the coding sequence ATGGCTAGAAGATCAGCACCGGAAGTTAATGCGGGTTCAATGGCAGATATTGCTTTCCTGTTACTCATATTTTTCCTTGTAACTACCACTATTGAAACAGATGCAGGGTTAAACAGGAAATTGCCACCTCTTGAGCCACCTACTGAAAATCCTCCCGTTTTAAGAGAAAAGAATATTTTTGAGGTTGTGGTAAACAAAAATGATCAATTGTTAGTTGAAGGTCAGTTAGCTCAGCTAAAAGATTTAAGGCAATTGGCTGTCGATTTTCTTGATAATGGAGGAGGAGTTGGGAAGGAAGCATGTAACTACTGTAAAGGACGAAGAGATGCTACATCTTCTGATAATCCTGAAAAAGCGGTAATTTCCCTCCAGAATGACAGGGAAACCTCGTATAAAACTTATATTGCAGTGCAAAATGAATTAGTTGCTGCCTATAATGTTTTAAGAAACAGGGAATCGCAAAGATTATATGGTCAGGATTTTACAGAAATGTATGCTGCTTATAATGACCCTAAAACTCCAAGTAGTTTAAAGGATGAGCTTAAACCTAAGGTCGAAGCTATACAGGCTCTGTATCCACAAAAATTATCTGAAGCAGAACCTAAGAGTAATTAA
- the rpoN gene encoding RNA polymerase factor sigma-54, protein MLKQQLQFKLSQKLSPQQIQLMKLIQLPTQAFEQRLKQELEENPALESGKDKLEDEYDVDTDDFDNSYEDDYEKIEAGDINVDEYLSDDEIPDYRLQTSNYSSDDEEKTVPYASGTSFHQHLINQLHTFRLNDEELIIAEFLVGSVDESGYIRRSLSDIVDDLAFTQNVYTDEKSVEKIFHIVQQLDPAGVGARNLQECLLIQLDRKEKSAKTELAINILEKSFEQFTKKHYKKLLQKYNVTEEELKEAIHEIEKLNPKPGGSYSGNTKIIEHVVPDFTIRIVDGELELTLNGRNAPELHVSKEYNNMLKGYKETKDKSKSQKDAVLFIKQKLDAAKWFIDAIKQRQQTLYVTMNAIMHHQSEYFLTGDERKLKPMILKDIADKIGMDVSTVSRVANSKYADTPYGTKLIKDFFSEAMKNEEGEDVSTREIKKILETVIEEENKRKPLTDDKLAAILKEKGYPIARRTVAKYREQLNIPVARLRKQI, encoded by the coding sequence ATGCTGAAACAACAGTTACAGTTTAAATTATCGCAAAAATTATCTCCTCAGCAAATACAGCTGATGAAACTTATACAACTACCAACTCAGGCTTTTGAGCAACGATTAAAACAAGAGTTAGAAGAAAATCCTGCTTTGGAAAGTGGTAAAGATAAATTAGAAGATGAGTATGACGTTGACACCGATGATTTTGATAATTCCTACGAAGATGATTATGAAAAAATAGAGGCCGGCGATATTAATGTTGATGAATACTTAAGTGATGATGAGATACCTGATTACAGGCTACAAACCAGTAATTACAGCAGTGATGACGAAGAAAAAACAGTTCCCTATGCCTCAGGCACTTCATTTCACCAGCATCTCATAAATCAGTTACATACTTTCAGATTAAATGATGAAGAATTAATTATTGCCGAATTTCTGGTAGGAAGTGTTGATGAAAGTGGTTACATACGAAGAAGCCTTTCCGACATTGTGGATGATCTGGCCTTTACACAAAATGTATATACCGATGAAAAGTCAGTAGAAAAAATTTTTCATATAGTACAGCAACTGGACCCTGCCGGGGTAGGTGCAAGAAATTTACAAGAGTGTTTATTAATACAGCTAGATAGAAAAGAAAAGTCAGCCAAAACGGAACTGGCTATAAATATTTTAGAAAAATCTTTTGAACAATTTACCAAAAAACATTACAAAAAGTTACTTCAGAAATACAATGTAACCGAAGAAGAACTGAAGGAGGCTATTCATGAAATTGAAAAATTAAATCCCAAACCGGGAGGGTCATATTCTGGAAATACTAAAATTATAGAACATGTAGTACCTGACTTTACAATCAGAATAGTAGACGGAGAACTGGAATTAACCCTTAACGGAAGAAATGCTCCTGAACTTCACGTGTCTAAAGAGTATAATAATATGCTCAAAGGATATAAGGAAACCAAAGATAAATCCAAATCTCAAAAAGATGCCGTTTTATTTATTAAACAAAAACTGGATGCCGCAAAATGGTTTATAGATGCCATTAAGCAAAGACAACAAACTTTGTATGTTACTATGAATGCCATAATGCATCACCAGTCGGAATATTTTTTAACAGGCGACGAAAGAAAACTAAAACCAATGATCTTAAAAGATATTGCCGATAAAATAGGAATGGATGTATCAACAGTTTCGAGAGTTGCCAATAGTAAGTATGCAGATACCCCATACGGAACCAAACTTATAAAAGATTTCTTCTCTGAAGCAATGAAAAATGAAGAAGGTGAAGATGTATCAACCAGGGAAATAAAAAAGATACTGGAGACAGTAATAGAAGAAGAAAACAAAAGAAAACCACTTACTGATGATAAATTAGCTGCCATATTAAAAGAAAAGGGGTATCCAATAGCGCGCAGGACAGTTGCAAAATACCGTGAGCAGTTAAACATTCCTGTAGCACGTTTAAGAAAACAAATCTAA
- a CDS encoding efflux RND transporter permease subunit: protein MVTWIKTSFWSRVARIILRNRILILILIAGVTFFLSTQWKYMRFSHTEANLLPYNHPVNIEYDKFLNIFGEEGNLIVLAVKDSSLFTVKNFNAWNRLSKQINAFPEVDIVISTQNLQKLVKNNKKEEFELSPLIEGEINNKSKIDSIKQELFLKLPFYESLLYNKETQTVRTAVYLDKDIVNTSVRKEFILNEFVDIIKNFEKETGLNVRVSGMPYIRTLNSQNIIDEISLFILMALGVTSLIFFFFFRSFRATFISMITVIIGVMWAFGFLGLLHYEITVLTAVIPPLIIVIGIPNCIFLINKYQQEVKLHGNQAKSLQRVISKVGNATLMTNVTTAAGFATFIVTESKILKEFGIVASINILAIFILSLLIIPIIYSYMPLPKTKHLKHLKKKWVGGFVNWMENSVKNHRVAVYVISLIALVTSIIGIYQIRISGSLIEDMPKGAEFFDDIRFFEKEFDGVMPLEIMVDTKRKNGVMKLSTLRRMDEVEELIKETPELSDPISVTNLVKYSKQAYYNGNPNYFQLPTNQENNFILSYAKKSSDNSNLLKSFVDTTGQIARITTFMKDIGTDEMEKVEEDLWEKINKVLPNDRYNVTITGKALVFMKGTKYLVKNLVMSLALAVTLISIFMAFMFRSFKMIIISLIPNILPLIITAGMMGFLGIPIKPSTILVFSIAFGISVDDTIHFLAKYRQELGANDWKISKSVYKALKETGVSMFYTSIVLFFGFSVFMISSFGGTKALGGLVSMTLLFAMLANLILLPSLLISLERNIANKDVMKEPNFNVLPEEIEKETEEEKE from the coding sequence ATGGTCACCTGGATAAAAACATCATTTTGGTCTAGAGTTGCACGAATTATTCTAAGGAACAGGATTCTCATCCTTATATTAATTGCCGGTGTAACTTTTTTTCTTTCCACTCAGTGGAAATATATGCGCTTTTCTCATACTGAAGCCAACTTGCTCCCATATAACCATCCCGTTAACATAGAATACGATAAATTTCTCAATATTTTCGGGGAAGAAGGAAATCTCATAGTACTGGCTGTCAAAGACTCTTCTTTATTTACAGTTAAAAATTTCAATGCCTGGAACAGGCTTAGTAAACAAATTAATGCTTTCCCTGAAGTAGATATTGTGATATCTACCCAAAACCTTCAAAAATTAGTAAAAAACAACAAAAAAGAGGAGTTTGAATTATCTCCCTTAATTGAAGGAGAAATAAATAACAAATCAAAAATTGACAGCATAAAACAAGAGCTTTTTTTAAAACTCCCTTTTTACGAAAGCCTTCTTTACAATAAAGAAACCCAAACAGTAAGGACTGCTGTATACCTGGACAAAGACATTGTAAATACTTCAGTAAGAAAAGAATTCATACTTAATGAATTTGTTGATATTATTAAAAATTTTGAGAAAGAAACCGGTCTGAATGTGCGGGTATCGGGTATGCCTTATATAAGAACACTTAATTCTCAAAATATTATAGACGAAATAAGTTTATTCATTTTAATGGCCCTTGGGGTTACATCTCTTATCTTCTTCTTTTTCTTCAGGTCTTTCAGAGCCACATTTATATCTATGATAACCGTAATCATAGGAGTAATGTGGGCTTTCGGTTTTTTAGGTCTATTACACTATGAAATTACAGTATTAACTGCTGTCATCCCTCCACTTATTATTGTAATAGGAATTCCCAACTGTATATTTTTAATTAATAAATATCAACAGGAAGTCAAACTTCATGGAAACCAGGCAAAATCACTTCAACGTGTTATCAGCAAAGTTGGTAACGCCACTCTTATGACAAATGTTACCACCGCTGCCGGTTTTGCAACTTTTATAGTTACAGAGAGTAAAATTTTAAAAGAGTTTGGTATAGTAGCTTCCATAAATATATTGGCAATTTTTATTTTATCCCTGCTTATTATTCCTATTATATACAGCTATATGCCCCTCCCTAAAACAAAACACCTTAAACATCTGAAAAAAAAATGGGTAGGTGGGTTTGTTAACTGGATGGAAAACTCGGTTAAAAACCATCGGGTTGCCGTGTATGTTATCTCATTAATTGCCCTTGTAACCAGTATTATTGGTATTTATCAAATAAGAATCTCCGGAAGTCTTATTGAGGATATGCCGAAAGGAGCAGAATTTTTTGATGATATAAGATTTTTTGAAAAAGAGTTTGACGGGGTAATGCCATTAGAAATAATGGTAGATACCAAACGAAAAAACGGAGTAATGAAACTTTCAACTTTACGAAGAATGGATGAAGTTGAAGAACTGATAAAAGAAACTCCTGAACTTTCAGACCCCATCTCTGTCACCAATCTTGTTAAGTATTCCAAACAGGCATATTATAACGGAAATCCAAATTATTTTCAGCTACCAACCAATCAGGAAAACAACTTTATTTTATCATATGCTAAAAAGTCATCAGATAATTCCAATCTTTTAAAAAGTTTTGTAGATACTACCGGACAAATTGCCCGGATTACCACTTTTATGAAAGACATTGGAACAGATGAAATGGAAAAAGTGGAAGAAGATCTTTGGGAAAAAATAAATAAAGTATTACCTAATGACCGCTATAATGTTACAATAACCGGTAAAGCACTGGTGTTTATGAAAGGAACAAAGTATCTTGTTAAAAATCTTGTAATGTCATTGGCCCTTGCTGTTACACTTATTTCAATTTTTATGGCATTTATGTTCCGTTCATTTAAAATGATAATTATTTCTTTAATCCCAAACATACTTCCCCTTATTATTACAGCAGGTATGATGGGTTTTTTGGGAATTCCAATAAAACCTTCAACTATTCTTGTGTTTAGTATTGCCTTTGGTATCTCCGTAGATGACACCATACATTTTCTGGCCAAATACAGACAGGAACTTGGAGCTAATGACTGGAAGATAAGCAAATCAGTATACAAAGCATTAAAAGAAACCGGAGTGAGCATGTTTTATACCTCTATTGTTTTATTTTTTGGTTTTTCAGTGTTTATGATTAGTAGTTTTGGAGGAACAAAAGCACTGGGAGGATTAGTATCCATGACACTCTTGTTTGCTATGCTCGCAAATTTAATTTTGTTACCTTCCCTCCTAATATCCCTTGAAAGAAATATAGCTAATAAAGATGTAATGAAAGAGCCTAACTTTAACGTTTTGCCCGAGGAAATAGAAAAGGAGACCGAAGAAGAAAAAGAGTGA
- a CDS encoding porin family protein, with product MKLFLCIGFTFLVVFANCTYAQDEIFQDDEVKIIEAGKYLEDQFYIGVTYNILLNRPENVSQNNFSSGIQLGFIKDIPLNNNRNLGLGIGVGYATNSYFSNLRATKNSGDIVYDVIPSDVSYRRNKVGTHQLEIPFEFRWRTSTADRYKFWRLYSGIKLSYVFSARSKFITADDRVIFSNDEIEKFQYGLYFSFGYNTWNFYGYYQLNNLFSNDSFIESTGEKINAGVLSVGLMFYIL from the coding sequence ATGAAATTATTTCTCTGTATCGGTTTTACCTTTTTAGTTGTGTTTGCAAATTGTACATACGCTCAGGACGAGATTTTTCAAGATGATGAAGTAAAAATAATTGAAGCTGGCAAATATCTGGAAGACCAGTTTTATATAGGTGTTACTTACAATATTTTGCTAAACAGGCCTGAAAATGTCAGTCAGAATAATTTTTCGAGTGGTATTCAACTAGGTTTTATTAAAGATATACCTCTTAATAACAACAGAAATTTAGGATTGGGGATTGGAGTGGGTTATGCTACCAATTCGTATTTTAGTAACCTCAGGGCAACAAAAAATAGTGGGGATATAGTTTACGATGTTATTCCTTCAGATGTGTCTTACAGGCGTAATAAAGTTGGAACACACCAACTTGAAATTCCTTTTGAGTTCAGATGGCGAACATCAACAGCAGACAGGTATAAGTTTTGGAGGTTATATTCCGGAATAAAATTATCTTATGTCTTTTCAGCCAGGTCAAAGTTTATTACTGCTGATGATAGGGTGATTTTTAGTAATGATGAGATAGAAAAGTTTCAGTATGGCCTGTATTTTAGTTTTGGTTACAACACATGGAATTTTTATGGATATTATCAACTAAACAACCTTTTTAGTAATGATTCATTTATTGAAAGCACCGGTGAGAAAATAAATGCTGGTGTTCTTAGCGTAGGATTAATGTTCTATATTTTATAA
- the asnS gene encoding asparagine--tRNA ligase: MKPKSVKELLHSDKYLQEVTVNGWIRTFRSNRFIALNDGSTINNIQCVVDFENTEENILKRLTTGTAVEITGTLTESQGKGQNVEIQVTKIKVLGDSSPDEYPIQPKKHSLEFLREKAHLRIRTSTFSAVMRVRSVLSFAIHKYFQENGFYYVNTPIITGSDAEGAGEMFRVTTLNDKNPALTEEGKVDYSQDFFGKETNLTVSGQLEGETYAMGLGKIYTFGPTFRAENSNTSRHLAEFWMIEPEVAFLDLDGNMDLAEDFIKNVLKHVYDHCKDDLQFLEQRLIQEEKSKPQDQRSEMTLTEKIRFVLDNNFKRVSYTEAIEILKNSKPNKKKKFQYIIEEWGADLQSEHERFLVEKHFKCPVILFDYPAKIKAFYMRLNEDGKTVRAMDILFPGIGEIVGGSQREERYEVLKEKITAMGIDEKELWWYLDLRKFGTAVHSGFGLGFERLVQFTTGMTNIRDVIPYPRTPQNAEF, translated from the coding sequence ATGAAGCCAAAAAGCGTTAAAGAACTTTTGCATAGTGACAAGTATTTACAGGAAGTGACTGTAAACGGTTGGATAAGGACTTTTAGAAGCAACAGGTTTATTGCCTTAAATGATGGCTCTACCATAAATAATATTCAGTGTGTGGTAGATTTTGAAAACACTGAAGAAAATATATTAAAAAGATTAACTACAGGCACAGCTGTAGAAATAACCGGTACCCTTACCGAGAGTCAGGGGAAAGGACAAAATGTAGAAATTCAGGTAACCAAAATTAAAGTTTTAGGCGATTCCAGTCCCGATGAATATCCTATTCAACCCAAAAAACATTCACTGGAGTTTTTACGTGAAAAAGCACATTTAAGGATACGCACCAGCACTTTTAGTGCAGTCATGAGAGTTCGTTCAGTATTATCGTTTGCCATACACAAATATTTTCAGGAAAACGGTTTTTATTATGTAAACACTCCCATCATAACCGGTTCGGATGCCGAAGGTGCAGGAGAAATGTTTAGAGTTACTACATTAAATGATAAAAACCCTGCTTTAACCGAAGAAGGAAAAGTAGATTATTCCCAGGATTTCTTCGGGAAAGAAACTAATTTAACTGTATCAGGACAGTTAGAGGGCGAAACTTATGCAATGGGGCTGGGTAAAATATATACCTTTGGCCCTACTTTCAGGGCCGAAAACTCAAATACTTCACGTCATCTCGCTGAATTTTGGATGATAGAACCTGAAGTTGCTTTTCTTGATCTTGATGGAAATATGGATTTAGCAGAAGATTTTATCAAAAATGTATTAAAACATGTATATGATCACTGTAAAGATGACCTTCAGTTTTTAGAACAACGCCTCATTCAGGAAGAAAAAAGCAAACCCCAGGATCAAAGAAGTGAAATGACTTTAACCGAAAAAATCCGGTTTGTTTTAGACAATAACTTTAAAAGAGTAAGTTATACCGAAGCTATTGAAATTCTCAAAAATTCCAAACCCAATAAGAAAAAGAAATTTCAATATATTATTGAGGAATGGGGAGCCGACTTACAAAGCGAACACGAACGGTTTCTTGTAGAAAAACATTTTAAATGCCCGGTAATTTTATTTGATTATCCGGCTAAAATAAAAGCTTTTTACATGCGCCTCAATGAAGATGGCAAAACAGTAAGAGCTATGGATATCCTCTTTCCGGGAATAGGCGAAATTGTTGGAGGTTCTCAAAGAGAAGAAAGATATGAGGTTCTTAAGGAAAAAATAACAGCCATGGGAATTGATGAAAAAGAACTTTGGTGGTACCTAGATCTGAGAAAATTTGGCACAGCTGTTCATAGTGGTTTTGGGTTAGGCTTTGAACGTCTTGTCCAATTTACCACCGGCATGACAAATATAAGAGATGTAATTCCTTATCCGAGAACTCCGCAAAATGCAGAATTTTAA